The following are encoded together in the Pleurocapsa sp. FMAR1 genome:
- a CDS encoding WD40 domain-containing protein, whose protein sequence is MNDIAQYYAVLSIDSAASPETVKKAYRNLAKIWHPDRYVHDSRLKAQAEIEIKKINQAYTAIKSYWELEHNTLEQIPGNSQSQVSIKKNTPDFYYCQGVDYAAQQNYNDALISFAQAIRLDANYIEAYQYRGFILSKLGYEYRAAAEFEMANQIKAKNKTRPSSPNTSKPQANASHQKIVKTQVMKCYKSILVANQPITSVAISSDNKTFASIDNDREIKLWEINTGQKIATLRGHTDLIKSLFIDSRGTTLISGSKDKTIRFWDLKTKKIIKTFGGYFDGHSEAVLALALSPDNKTLLSYGADNTIKTWDINRAKVNQSISLSANLTCLQISPNCQLFCAGSSELQLRIRQIENGQVIRSINNNSGVLCMAFSPDSNILATGGIDRLIRLWDINTGKIVHTLAGHSDRISSLAFSFNGKTLVSGGWNQTIKVWQLKTGEEISSIKAHSSKIQTLAIASNHQTLVSGGDDGKIEIWRCFFNS, encoded by the coding sequence ATGAATGACATTGCTCAATATTATGCGGTTCTAAGTATAGATTCTGCTGCATCTCCAGAAACAGTCAAAAAGGCTTATCGTAACTTAGCAAAAATTTGGCATCCAGATCGATATGTTCACGATTCCAGACTAAAAGCTCAGGCTGAAATAGAAATCAAAAAAATCAATCAAGCTTATACGGCAATTAAATCTTATTGGGAACTTGAACATAATACTTTAGAGCAAATTCCTGGTAATTCTCAATCACAAGTATCCATCAAGAAAAATACTCCTGATTTTTATTATTGTCAGGGAGTCGATTATGCTGCACAACAAAATTATAACGATGCTTTAATTAGCTTTGCTCAGGCGATTAGATTAGATGCAAACTATATAGAAGCCTATCAGTATCGTGGCTTTATTTTATCTAAACTAGGTTATGAATATCGAGCAGCAGCAGAATTTGAGATGGCTAATCAGATTAAGGCAAAGAATAAAACTAGACCATCTTCTCCCAATACTTCTAAACCTCAAGCAAATGCTTCTCACCAAAAGATTGTTAAGACTCAGGTTATGAAATGCTACAAGTCGATTTTAGTAGCGAATCAACCTATTACATCTGTAGCTATCAGTTCAGATAATAAGACTTTTGCCAGTATCGATAACGATCGAGAAATTAAACTGTGGGAAATAAATACAGGTCAGAAAATTGCTACTCTTCGGGGTCATACTGATCTTATCAAGTCTTTATTTATTGATAGCAGAGGTACAACTTTAATTAGCGGTAGTAAAGATAAAACAATTAGATTTTGGGATTTGAAGACGAAAAAAATAATTAAAACTTTTGGGGGATATTTTGATGGTCATTCTGAGGCTGTACTAGCTTTAGCTTTAAGTCCAGATAATAAAACTTTATTAAGCTATGGCGCAGATAATACCATTAAAACTTGGGATATAAATCGCGCCAAGGTAAATCAAAGCATTTCTCTTTCTGCTAATTTAACCTGTTTGCAGATTAGCCCAAACTGTCAATTATTTTGCGCTGGTAGTTCAGAACTACAGTTAAGAATTAGACAGATCGAAAATGGACAGGTAATTCGTTCGATCAACAACAATTCTGGTGTTCTTTGTATGGCTTTTAGTCCTGATAGTAATATTTTGGCTACAGGAGGAATTGATCGACTGATTAGGCTTTGGGACATTAATACAGGCAAAATAGTTCATACTCTTGCTGGACATTCAGATCGAATATCTAGCCTAGCTTTTAGCTTTAACGGGAAAACTTTAGTGAGTGGTGGCTGGAATCAAACAATCAAAGTTTGGCAGCTAAAAACAGGCGAAGAAATTAGTAGCATCAAAGCTCACTCTAGCAAAATTCAAACTCTGGCGATCGCATCTAACCATCAAACTTTAGTGAGTGGTGGAGATGATGGCAAAATTGAGATTTGGCGATGTTTTTTTAACAGTTAA
- the hemB gene encoding porphobilinogen synthase, whose product MFPINRPRRLRSSTQLRRMVQETLVTANDLIYPLFAVPGTSVANEVVSMPGVYQLSVDKIVEEAKEVYDLGIPAVILFGIPEDKDIDATGAWHDCGIVQKAATAIKEAVPDLLVIADTCLCEYTSHGHCGYLKTGDLTGRVLNDPTLELLKKTAVSQANAGADIIAPSGMMDGFVKAIREGLDEAGFQNTPILSYAAKYASAYYGPFRDAADSAPSFGDRRTYQMDPANGTEALKEIELDIAEGADMLMVKPALSYMDIIWRVKEATNLPVAAYNVSGEYSMIKAAALNGWIDEKKVALETLTSFKRAGADLILTYHAKDAVRWLNE is encoded by the coding sequence ATGTTTCCCATCAATCGCCCTCGTCGTCTGCGATCGTCAACTCAACTGCGTCGTATGGTGCAAGAAACTCTAGTTACCGCCAACGATTTAATTTATCCTTTATTTGCTGTACCTGGAACATCTGTAGCAAATGAGGTTGTTTCTATGCCTGGGGTATATCAGCTTTCCGTTGATAAAATCGTTGAAGAGGCAAAAGAAGTTTACGATTTAGGTATACCTGCGGTAATTTTGTTTGGTATCCCCGAAGATAAAGATATCGATGCCACTGGTGCATGGCACGACTGCGGTATTGTCCAAAAAGCTGCTACTGCAATCAAAGAAGCTGTTCCCGATCTTTTGGTTATTGCTGATACTTGTCTTTGTGAATATACGTCCCATGGACACTGTGGATATTTGAAGACAGGAGATTTGACAGGTAGAGTACTCAACGATCCGACTCTAGAATTACTGAAGAAAACAGCAGTTTCCCAGGCAAATGCTGGGGCAGATATTATTGCTCCTTCTGGCATGATGGATGGTTTTGTCAAGGCAATTAGAGAAGGTTTAGACGAAGCTGGTTTTCAGAATACGCCGATACTTTCTTATGCAGCTAAATACGCTTCTGCTTATTATGGCCCATTTCGTGATGCTGCTGATTCTGCGCCCAGTTTTGGCGATCGCCGTACTTATCAAATGGATCCTGCCAACGGCACAGAAGCCCTCAAAGAGATTGAATTAGATATCGCTGAAGGTGCAGATATGCTAATGGTTAAGCCCGCCTTGTCATACATGGATATTATTTGGCGCGTTAAAGAAGCAACTAACTTACCTGTAGCTGCCTATAATGTTTCTGGGGAATACTCAATGATCAAAGCAGCAGCTTTAAATGGCTGGATTGATGAGAAAAAAGTTGCCTTGGAAACTCTGACTAGCTTTAAACGTGCTGGTGCAGATCTAATTCTGACTTATCACGCTAAAGATGCGGTGCGCTGGTTGAATGAATAA
- a CDS encoding response regulator, translating into MSSKKYESGQLSSILDSLFKQKTSGFLSLETQVDSWQNQRSCILILRQGALVYGDINISQIPNNKQLCKMLGEELNPGLINAALSVASEKTGNFTSIKESVKLLCRMRVFTWQEVETFIANKVILILERSLPYPGIAQWQQSRDFDLDYDEDNHGLNWSEIKEQLVQRQQKWESYVAHIPDMNAIPVVTAQQKQIDNSQIIEHLKNSVDGKSTLIDIADKMTKDPLIVAKNYFNWANNGWVKFVQTPMAIAANQTASKSQPSTSAVDDRSQDRENLPIVLSVDDSPIIQTTIKRALQGQYNVLLADKAIDALVILNQQPVKLMLLDLTMPDIDGLQFCKTVRQIPEFKDLPIIMVTARDGLLNKAKGHIAGTNKYLTKPFEPDELREVVRQYINN; encoded by the coding sequence ATGTCCTCAAAAAAGTATGAATCAGGTCAGCTAAGTTCTATTCTTGACTCTTTATTTAAACAAAAAACTAGTGGGTTTTTAAGCTTAGAAACTCAAGTTGACTCTTGGCAAAATCAAAGATCCTGCATCTTGATATTGCGGCAAGGAGCATTGGTTTATGGAGACATAAATATTTCGCAGATTCCTAACAATAAACAACTGTGCAAAATGTTGGGTGAGGAATTAAATCCTGGTTTGATCAATGCTGCCTTGTCTGTAGCCAGTGAAAAAACTGGCAATTTTACGTCTATTAAAGAGTCAGTAAAACTATTGTGTAGAATGAGAGTCTTTACTTGGCAAGAGGTAGAAACTTTTATTGCTAATAAAGTCATTTTAATTTTGGAAAGATCTTTACCTTACCCTGGGATAGCTCAGTGGCAACAAAGCAGAGATTTCGACCTTGATTACGATGAAGATAACCATGGCTTAAATTGGTCTGAGATTAAAGAACAATTAGTTCAGCGTCAGCAGAAATGGGAAAGTTATGTTGCCCATATTCCTGACATGAATGCTATTCCTGTGGTTACTGCCCAACAGAAACAGATTGACAATTCTCAAATCATAGAACATTTAAAAAATTCAGTTGATGGCAAATCAACTTTGATTGATATTGCCGACAAGATGACCAAAGATCCGTTAATTGTAGCTAAAAATTACTTTAATTGGGCTAACAATGGCTGGGTGAAATTTGTTCAAACTCCGATGGCAATTGCAGCCAATCAAACGGCAAGCAAATCACAACCATCTACTTCCGCTGTTGACGATCGATCTCAGGATAGAGAAAATTTACCAATAGTTTTGTCTGTTGACGACAGCCCAATTATTCAGACCACAATCAAACGAGCTTTACAAGGTCAATACAATGTTTTACTTGCAGATAAAGCAATTGACGCTTTGGTAATTCTAAATCAACAGCCAGTCAAGCTGATGTTATTAGATTTAACCATGCCTGATATTGACGGACTACAGTTTTGCAAGACTGTTCGACAAATTCCTGAGTTCAAAGATCTACCAATCATTATGGTGACAGCGCGAGATGGTTTATTAAACAAGGCAAAGGGACATATCGCTGGCACAAATAAGTATCTGACTAAGCCGTTTGAGCCAGATGAGCTTAGAGAAGTTGTTCGTCAATACATTAATAACTGA